From one Sorangium aterium genomic stretch:
- a CDS encoding BPTI/Kunitz domain-containing protein: protein MSLGLGLLTSLLLAAGCSGAGNDGGSGGSGSVAGSGVGPVAGSGGGPVAGSGGGSVASSGAGGESPDRCTLPQETGPCDASIPSYWHDPGTGECVPFIYGGCEGNENRFESLAACLEACQGTTTDMDACAAPGDCVLAPPRCCASCDPVDASAFVALHRDALADFWNASGCGDTQCAPCPEVGEAERTSQYFAATCESGRCVVVDVRESPLTECTKDADCALRDGVGCCESCDGKGIVALNQSADLGALVCPEEIVACPPCAPVYPEGMAAVCSEGRCKPQLSEAP from the coding sequence TTGTCCCTCGGTCTGGGCTTGCTCACCTCTCTCCTGCTCGCGGCGGGCTGCAGCGGCGCGGGGAACGACGGTGGATCGGGCGGCAGCGGCTCGGTCGCTGGCAGCGGCGTCGGCCCGGTCGCTGGCAGCGGCGGCGGACCGGTCGCCGGCAGCGGCGGCGGCTCGGTCGCGAGCAGCGGCGCCGGCGGCGAATCGCCGGACCGTTGTACGCTGCCGCAGGAGACCGGGCCGTGCGACGCGTCGATCCCGAGCTACTGGCACGACCCCGGCACCGGCGAGTGCGTTCCGTTCATCTATGGTGGCTGCGAGGGCAACGAGAACCGCTTCGAGTCGCTCGCGGCGTGCCTGGAGGCCTGTCAGGGCACCACGACGGACATGGATGCATGCGCGGCGCCGGGGGATTGCGTCCTCGCGCCGCCGCGCTGCTGCGCCTCCTGCGACCCGGTCGATGCCAGCGCGTTCGTCGCCCTCCACCGCGACGCGCTGGCGGATTTCTGGAATGCCAGCGGATGCGGGGACACGCAATGCGCGCCATGCCCGGAGGTCGGCGAGGCCGAGCGCACGTCCCAGTACTTCGCCGCCACATGCGAGAGCGGGCGCTGCGTCGTCGTCGACGTGCGCGAATCCCCGCTGACGGAATGCACGAAAGACGCGGACTGCGCCCTGCGCGACGGCGTCGGGTGCTGCGAGTCGTGCGATGGGAAAGGCATCGTCGCCCTCAACCAGAGCGCGGATCTCGGCGCCCTCGTCTGCCCCGAAGAGATCGTCGCGTGCCCTCCCTGCGCGCCCGTGTATCCGGAAGGAATGGCGGCGGTGTGCTCGGAGGGCAGGTGTAAACCGCAGCTCTCCGAGGCGCCCTGA
- a CDS encoding FAD-dependent monooxygenase, with amino-acid sequence MPKHAVVIAGGGPTGLMLAAELALARIDVAIVERRENQDLAGSRAGGLHARTIEVFDQRGVAERFLSQGQAMQVAGFSFIPLDISDFPVRHNYGLALRQNRIERILADWVSELPVKLYRGRDVTGFAQDDTGVDVELSDGVTLRAKYLVGCDGGRSLVRKKAGIDFAGWDASTSYLIAEVDMVDEPAWGVRRGEKGVNALGRLEDGKRVGVVLVEPHVGKADKPTLQDLRDALVAVYGTDFGVRNPTWLSRFSDMARQAASYRDRRVLLAGDAAHVHAPAGGQGLNIGVQDAVNLGWKLAQVVSGTSPDSLLDTYHAERHPIAARVLRLTMAQTALGRGDDRTEALRETVTELLKIDEPRKRYAAMMSGLDIRYDLGEGHPLLGRRMPDLDLVTESGPLRAFTLLHEARPVLLNLGEPGAFDITPWAARVRLLEARPAGVWELPVLGAVAAPTAVLIRPDGHVAWVGEGTDHGLRDALTTWFGPPTQRSATA; translated from the coding sequence ATGCCGAAGCACGCCGTGGTGATCGCTGGTGGAGGTCCGACGGGACTCATGTTGGCGGCCGAGCTGGCGCTGGCGCGGATCGACGTGGCCATCGTCGAGCGGCGCGAAAACCAGGACCTCGCCGGCTCGCGCGCGGGCGGTCTGCACGCGCGCACGATCGAGGTCTTCGATCAGCGTGGCGTCGCGGAGCGCTTCCTCTCACAAGGGCAGGCGATGCAGGTCGCCGGCTTCTCGTTCATCCCTCTCGACATCAGCGACTTCCCCGTTCGCCACAACTACGGGCTCGCGCTCCGCCAGAACCGGATCGAGCGCATCCTGGCCGACTGGGTCTCCGAGCTGCCGGTGAAGCTCTATCGCGGGCGTGACGTGACGGGGTTTGCGCAGGACGACACGGGCGTCGACGTCGAGCTGTCTGACGGCGTGACGCTACGAGCGAAGTACCTCGTCGGGTGCGACGGCGGCCGCAGCCTGGTCCGCAAGAAGGCGGGCATCGACTTCGCCGGGTGGGACGCGTCGACGAGCTACCTGATCGCGGAGGTGGACATGGTGGACGAGCCCGCGTGGGGCGTCCGCCGCGGCGAGAAGGGCGTCAACGCGCTGGGTAGGCTGGAGGACGGAAAGCGTGTCGGCGTCGTGCTCGTGGAGCCGCACGTCGGCAAAGCCGACAAGCCGACGCTACAGGACCTGCGCGACGCGCTCGTCGCGGTCTACGGCACCGACTTCGGTGTTCGTAACCCGACCTGGCTATCCCGATTCAGCGACATGGCTCGGCAAGCGGCGTCCTACCGAGACCGGCGTGTCCTCCTGGCGGGCGACGCGGCGCACGTGCACGCGCCGGCAGGTGGACAGGGGCTCAACATCGGCGTCCAGGACGCCGTGAACCTGGGATGGAAGCTCGCCCAGGTGGTGAGCGGCACATCGCCCGACAGCCTGCTCGATACCTATCACGCCGAGCGGCACCCCATCGCTGCCCGCGTGCTGCGCCTGACCATGGCACAAACCGCGCTCGGTCGCGGCGACGATCGAACGGAGGCCCTGCGCGAGACCGTGACGGAGCTGCTCAAGATCGACGAGCCGCGCAAGCGCTACGCCGCGATGATGTCTGGTCTCGACATTCGCTACGACCTCGGTGAAGGACACCCGCTGCTCGGACGTCGGATGCCCGATCTCGACCTCGTCACCGAGAGCGGACCGCTGCGCGCATTCACGCTGCTGCACGAGGCAAGGCCGGTCTTGCTCAACCTCGGTGAGCCGGGGGCCTTCGACATCACTCCCTGGGCCGCTCGTGTTCGGCTGCTCGAAGCCCGCCCCGCTGGTGTGTGGGAGCTCCCGGTGCTCGGCGCGGTAGCTGCGCCGACTGCTGTCTTGATCCGACCCGACGGACACGTCGCGTGGGTCGGAGAGGGGACGGACCACGGCCTTCGTGACGCCCTCACCACCTGGTTCGGACCGCCCACGCAGCGGAGCGCCACCGCGTAG
- a CDS encoding sigma 54-interacting transcriptional regulator: MSRSTELVFRRFRLKVLEGPERGLTRDSDEPELVIGSAPGTHLTLTDPTVSRHHCAITATAEGFLLRDLDSKNGTTMAGYRVRSAYLKAGTVLGVGETSLRFEHLDEEVRQPLSHEERYGRALGQSAAMRRVFALLPRIAGSASTVLIEGETGTGKGLVAEAIHQSSPRAGGPFVVVDCSAIPPNLIEAELFGHVKGAFTGAVASRPGAFEAARGGTVFLDEIGELPLDMQPKLLRALEERIVKRIGSLDPVPLDMRVVAATHRDLRKEVNRGRFRADLFYRLNVVRIRIPPLRERIEDIPLLVAHFYEQLVTDGDPSPPAELLQALAQQDWPGNVRELRAAVERAVLLGDAAPWRDGADDEGGAPDSAAPPAPEDAFDPALSFRAAKEKATSRWERAYLRGLLRAHGGNLSAAARAARMDRSHLHELLRRHDLSAREE; encoded by the coding sequence GTGTCCCGCTCCACGGAGCTCGTGTTCAGGCGCTTCCGGCTCAAGGTCCTGGAGGGCCCGGAGCGCGGCCTCACGCGGGACTCGGACGAGCCGGAGCTCGTGATCGGCTCCGCGCCGGGGACGCACCTCACGCTCACCGATCCGACCGTCTCCCGCCATCACTGCGCCATCACCGCGACGGCCGAGGGGTTCCTGCTCCGCGATCTCGACAGCAAGAACGGCACGACCATGGCCGGGTACCGCGTCCGCTCCGCCTACCTCAAGGCCGGGACCGTGCTCGGCGTCGGCGAGACCTCGCTGCGCTTCGAGCACCTCGACGAGGAGGTCCGCCAGCCGCTCAGCCACGAGGAGCGCTACGGCCGCGCCCTCGGGCAGAGCGCCGCCATGCGCCGCGTGTTCGCCCTCCTGCCCAGGATCGCCGGGAGCGCCTCCACCGTGCTGATCGAGGGCGAGACCGGCACCGGCAAGGGCCTCGTCGCCGAGGCCATCCACCAGAGCAGCCCGCGCGCGGGCGGGCCCTTCGTCGTCGTCGATTGCTCCGCGATCCCGCCGAACCTCATCGAGGCCGAGCTCTTCGGGCACGTGAAGGGCGCCTTCACCGGCGCGGTCGCGTCGCGCCCGGGCGCCTTCGAGGCGGCGCGCGGCGGCACCGTCTTCCTCGACGAGATCGGCGAGCTGCCGCTCGACATGCAGCCCAAGCTGCTCCGCGCGCTCGAGGAGCGCATCGTCAAGCGCATCGGCAGCCTCGATCCGGTGCCGCTCGACATGCGCGTCGTCGCGGCGACCCACCGCGACCTCCGGAAGGAGGTCAACCGCGGCCGCTTCCGGGCCGATCTCTTCTACCGCCTCAACGTGGTGCGGATCCGCATCCCGCCGCTGCGCGAGCGGATCGAGGACATCCCGCTGCTCGTCGCCCATTTCTACGAGCAGCTGGTCACGGACGGCGATCCGAGCCCGCCCGCCGAGCTCCTCCAGGCGCTCGCGCAGCAGGACTGGCCCGGCAACGTGCGCGAGCTGCGGGCCGCCGTGGAGCGCGCGGTCCTCCTCGGCGACGCGGCGCCGTGGCGCGACGGCGCGGACGACGAGGGGGGCGCGCCGGACAGCGCCGCGCCGCCCGCGCCCGAGGACGCCTTCGACCCGGCGCTCTCGTTCCGCGCCGCCAAGGAGAAGGCCACGTCGCGCTGGGAGCGCGCGTACCTCCGGGGGCTGCTCCGCGCCCACGGCGGCAACCTCTCGGCGGCCGCGCGCGCGGCGCGCATGGACAGGAGCCACCTCCACGAGCTGCTCCGCCGGCACGACCTGTCGGCCCGCGAGGAGTAG
- a CDS encoding RNA polymerase subunit sigma-70 yields MPPKDDATFLRSVEPLRGAIRLHCYRMLGSAHDGDDVVQETWLRAWRAKDSLEDEALVKPWLFRIATNVCLDELKRRPRRLFPTDAFPATEDARPPLPRVEEPVWLEPMPGAWLEGVEERDPQARYALKESVALAFVAALQCLSPLQRATLLLRDVVGLSAAETAQALATSVEAANSALFRARTAIGGKLGGAEPVDIATTTQVDPRLLEQYVRAFEEANLDALVALFHEDMRTTMPPAPTWVSGRAANERFYRRMFGSIVPGQFLHLRIAANGQPALAFYRPRAAGAPHTLSAIQLVTTRDGAIATVDHFMLPEVYPLFGVPSELPT; encoded by the coding sequence ATGCCGCCTAAAGACGACGCCACGTTCCTGCGATCGGTCGAGCCCCTGCGGGGCGCGATCCGCCTGCACTGCTACCGCATGCTCGGCTCCGCGCACGACGGCGACGACGTGGTGCAGGAGACCTGGCTGCGCGCCTGGCGCGCCAAGGATTCGTTGGAGGACGAGGCGCTCGTCAAGCCGTGGCTCTTCCGCATCGCGACCAACGTCTGTCTGGACGAGCTGAAGCGCCGGCCGCGGCGCTTGTTTCCGACGGACGCGTTCCCCGCGACGGAGGACGCCAGGCCCCCGCTGCCGCGCGTCGAAGAGCCCGTCTGGCTGGAGCCGATGCCCGGCGCCTGGCTGGAAGGCGTCGAGGAGCGCGACCCCCAGGCGCGCTACGCGCTCAAGGAGAGCGTCGCCTTGGCCTTCGTGGCGGCCCTACAATGCCTGTCCCCGCTGCAGCGCGCGACGCTGCTGCTCCGCGACGTGGTCGGACTGTCGGCGGCGGAGACGGCGCAAGCGCTCGCCACGAGCGTGGAGGCCGCGAACAGCGCGTTGTTCCGCGCCCGCACCGCGATCGGCGGCAAGCTCGGCGGGGCGGAGCCGGTCGATATCGCGACGACCACGCAAGTGGATCCGCGTTTGCTCGAACAGTACGTGCGCGCCTTCGAGGAGGCGAACCTCGACGCCCTGGTCGCGCTATTCCACGAAGACATGCGCACCACCATGCCGCCGGCGCCAACCTGGGTCTCCGGGCGCGCCGCCAACGAGCGCTTCTACCGGCGGATGTTCGGCAGCATCGTCCCTGGGCAATTCCTGCACTTGCGCATCGCCGCGAACGGACAACCGGCATTGGCCTTCTATCGTCCCCGAGCCGCTGGCGCGCCACACACCCTGTCGGCGATTCAGCTCGTCACCACGCGCGACGGCGCTATCGCGACCGTCGACCATTTCATGCTGCCCGAGGTGTACCCCCTGTTCGGCGTGCCGTCGGAGCTGCCCACCTGA
- a CDS encoding cupredoxin domain-containing protein — protein MKIRHAIFSIALGITTVASALGCSQPASAEPQKAPRVVEIMIHGAFVPDKIAAVEGERLELRLVRHDSGDCTKEVVFPSLGIRKELPTGQPVTIDLPELKAGELKFECGMGMIKGTIAVAPRK, from the coding sequence ATGAAGATCAGACACGCAATCTTCTCGATCGCGCTCGGCATCACCACGGTCGCCTCCGCGCTCGGCTGCTCGCAGCCCGCGAGCGCCGAGCCGCAGAAGGCGCCGCGCGTGGTCGAGATCATGATCCACGGCGCCTTCGTGCCCGACAAGATCGCCGCGGTCGAGGGGGAGCGGCTGGAGCTCAGGCTCGTCCGCCACGACAGCGGCGACTGCACCAAGGAGGTCGTCTTCCCGAGCCTCGGCATCCGCAAGGAGCTGCCGACCGGACAGCCGGTGACCATCGACCTCCCCGAGCTGAAGGCAGGGGAGCTCAAATTCGAGTGCGGCATGGGGATGATCAAGGGCACCATCGCCGTCGCGCCGAGGAAGTGA
- a CDS encoding RecQ family ATP-dependent DNA helicase produces MNQPTPSGPDLLDVLEARFNFRELRPGQRAVMDALLSGHSALAVFPTGGGKSLCYQLPALLLDGVTIVISPLIALMKDQIDFLSARGIAAVRLDSSLSADGAAEAHRDLRSGKTKLLYVAPERFVSERFMSLLKELKIAIFAVDEAHCISEWGHNFRPDYLRLADTARALGVPRVLALTATATPGVVRDVCATFGIREEHTVITGFYRPNLELRATAVSATARDRVLIERLRSRPPGSTIVYVTLQKTAEHVAEKLASAGLPARAYHAGMEAAERARVQDDWMQSDRGIVVATIAFGMGIDKPDVRYVDHYNLPKSLESYSQEIGRAGRDQAHSVVEVFVCGDDLPVLENFAYGDTPTEDALHGVVGAVLAAPQVELGLHALGTRHDVRPLVLRTALTYLELMGAVRQLTPHYAGYEVRLHRRLEEVIASVKGEPARFLEALFGHARKGRVLYAVDPAAAAAALEQPRERVVRALEYLERQGLAELKASDIRHRFVRVASTDDAGALVGELLARFARREDAEIGRVRQVIELLTSERCHAAALAAYFGERLDAACGRCTFCRAGVAVTLPEPAHAPPMPVGLDVAAFTALRAAHAGALGHPRQAARFLCGLSSPATTQAKLARDPLFGVLITRRFAEVLDWCAGLPRLTGAAAAT; encoded by the coding sequence TTGAATCAGCCCACACCATCCGGCCCCGATCTGCTCGACGTCCTCGAGGCGCGGTTCAACTTCCGCGAGCTCCGCCCAGGCCAGCGCGCGGTCATGGATGCCTTGCTCTCGGGCCACAGCGCGCTCGCGGTCTTCCCGACAGGCGGCGGCAAATCGCTCTGCTACCAGCTCCCCGCGCTCCTGCTCGACGGGGTCACGATCGTCATCTCTCCGCTGATCGCGCTGATGAAGGATCAGATCGATTTCCTCAGCGCGCGCGGCATCGCCGCGGTCCGGCTCGATTCGTCGCTGTCAGCCGACGGCGCGGCGGAGGCGCACAGGGATCTGCGCTCGGGCAAGACGAAGCTGCTCTATGTCGCCCCCGAGCGGTTCGTGAGCGAGCGGTTCATGTCGCTGCTGAAAGAGCTCAAGATCGCCATCTTCGCGGTGGACGAGGCCCACTGCATCTCCGAGTGGGGACACAACTTCCGCCCCGACTACCTGAGGCTCGCGGACACCGCCCGGGCGCTCGGTGTGCCACGCGTGCTCGCGTTGACGGCCACCGCGACGCCCGGGGTCGTGCGCGACGTCTGCGCCACATTCGGCATCCGCGAGGAGCACACGGTCATCACCGGCTTCTACCGACCGAACCTCGAGCTCCGCGCGACGGCGGTGAGCGCGACCGCGCGCGACCGGGTCCTGATTGAGCGCCTGCGATCCCGGCCGCCCGGCTCCACCATCGTCTATGTCACGCTCCAGAAGACCGCCGAGCACGTGGCCGAGAAGCTCGCTTCTGCGGGGCTGCCGGCGCGCGCGTACCACGCCGGGATGGAGGCGGCGGAGCGCGCGCGCGTGCAGGACGACTGGATGCAGAGCGACCGCGGCATCGTGGTCGCCACCATTGCGTTCGGGATGGGGATCGACAAGCCCGACGTGCGTTATGTCGACCATTACAATCTCCCGAAGAGCCTCGAGAGTTATAGTCAGGAGATCGGCCGCGCCGGCAGGGACCAGGCGCACTCGGTGGTCGAGGTCTTCGTGTGCGGCGACGATCTGCCGGTCCTCGAGAACTTCGCCTACGGCGACACGCCGACCGAGGACGCGCTCCACGGGGTGGTCGGCGCCGTGCTCGCCGCGCCCCAGGTGGAGCTCGGCCTGCACGCGCTGGGGACGCGCCACGACGTCCGGCCGCTCGTGCTCCGCACCGCGCTGACCTACCTCGAGCTGATGGGCGCGGTCCGGCAGCTCACGCCGCACTACGCCGGCTACGAGGTGCGGCTCCACCGCAGGCTCGAGGAGGTCATCGCGTCGGTGAAGGGCGAGCCGGCGCGGTTCCTCGAGGCGCTCTTCGGCCATGCGAGGAAGGGGCGAGTCCTGTACGCGGTCGACCCGGCCGCCGCCGCCGCCGCGCTGGAGCAGCCGCGCGAGCGGGTGGTGCGCGCGCTCGAGTACCTCGAGCGGCAGGGGCTCGCGGAGCTCAAGGCGTCGGACATCCGGCACCGCTTCGTGCGCGTCGCCTCGACGGACGACGCGGGCGCCCTCGTCGGCGAGCTCCTCGCGCGCTTCGCGAGGCGCGAGGACGCCGAGATCGGGCGCGTGCGGCAGGTGATCGAGCTGCTCACCTCGGAGCGCTGTCACGCCGCCGCGCTCGCCGCGTACTTCGGCGAACGCCTCGACGCCGCGTGCGGGCGCTGCACCTTCTGCCGCGCCGGCGTCGCCGTGACGCTGCCGGAGCCGGCGCACGCGCCGCCGATGCCGGTGGGGCTCGACGTCGCCGCGTTCACGGCGCTGCGCGCGGCGCACGCGGGCGCCCTGGGCCATCCTCGCCAGGCGGCGCGTTTCCTCTGCGGCCTCTCGAGCCCGGCGACCACCCAGGCCAAGCTCGCGCGCGATCCGCTCTTCGGCGTACTCATCACGCGCCGGTTCGCCGAGGTGCTCGACTGGTGCGCCGGGCTTCCCCGCCTCACCGGCGCCGCAGCAGCGACCTGA
- a CDS encoding glutathione S-transferase family protein: MKLYDFAFSPNCRKVRAVAYELGVSFEPVHVDLFQRASRAPEFLELNPNGRVPVLVDDDLVLWESTAIMRYLAAKCGGGLVPATARAQAELDRWLAWQLAHLGPAMTAVAFERIVKRLTGQGAPNEAVIAISSADFAQLSKVLDAALSGRDYLAGSLSLADFALASHYSLAPLCGLSLAEFPRLESWLTRVLGRDSMRRALADAQAAMRPHAA; encoded by the coding sequence ATGAAACTCTATGATTTTGCGTTTTCTCCCAATTGCCGCAAGGTCCGTGCCGTCGCCTACGAGCTCGGCGTCTCGTTCGAGCCGGTCCACGTCGACCTCTTTCAACGAGCTTCCCGCGCGCCCGAGTTTCTCGAGCTGAACCCGAACGGGCGCGTCCCGGTGCTGGTGGACGACGACCTGGTGCTCTGGGAGTCGACAGCCATCATGCGCTACCTGGCCGCAAAATGCGGCGGCGGACTGGTGCCGGCCACGGCGCGCGCCCAGGCCGAGCTGGATCGCTGGCTGGCCTGGCAGCTCGCGCACCTGGGACCGGCCATGACCGCGGTCGCGTTCGAGCGCATCGTGAAGCGCCTGACCGGCCAGGGGGCGCCCAACGAGGCGGTCATCGCCATCAGCAGCGCCGACTTCGCGCAGCTCAGCAAGGTGCTCGATGCGGCGCTGTCCGGGCGCGACTACTTGGCCGGATCGCTCTCGCTCGCCGACTTCGCGCTCGCGTCGCACTACAGCCTGGCGCCCCTGTGCGGGCTTTCGCTGGCCGAATTTCCGCGCCTCGAGTCGTGGCTCACGCGCGTGCTCGGCCGCGATAGCATGCGCCGCGCCCTCGCCGACGCCCAAGCCGCCATGAGGCCCCATGCCGCCTAA
- a CDS encoding ATP-binding protein has product MGDAGTPGATVAKERFRKWNDFVRELDLADPLCRLVLDSWERSRAAAVDPVRPPFRRIDDEELARRLERSADLVRAAIPHLHWAAALLRASEPAVYLVDGDGIVLHSVGTSRPMMETFGLLPGFDWSERTMGTNGAGTAIAANRPVAIIGPEHFASAFDDCTCTGAPIHAPDGTIIGAIDVSTSAATGSPERLALVAHIAYTIERELQASWESRRREAEEAGRIQAEEAREQLARLQAVTAALARTCSAGESAGVAIRAIGAILQAQGARAYLRTDDPRGLRLVASTGDNGTSPFPSIPSDPEQPVVLALCRGELVILPDPNEVEGTATRFAPRPTMSAMASPRLVALPLRIHGRDLGGLVFIIEGSCRLDPAMRKLVATMADQCAQAVERNALFESEMRARAEAQDAVRKREQMLGIVAHDLRNPLSAIMLRAALLKRELASRVDEEKLRDGVRTIERAARHSNRLIADLLDVASIDARRLSILPAPHEVSDLVADATETARFGEAGRSLSVHVKVPTDLPPVLADRDRIVQVLSNLLRNAHKFTPDGGAICVRAEALDGEVGIHVRDSGVGIAAEHLPLIFDPYWTRPNNGQRGTGLGLAIARGIVQAHGGRIWVESRVGDGSTFSFTLPLADR; this is encoded by the coding sequence ATGGGGGATGCTGGAACGCCGGGCGCCACGGTCGCGAAAGAACGGTTCCGCAAGTGGAACGATTTCGTCCGCGAGCTGGATCTCGCCGACCCGCTGTGCCGTCTCGTGCTCGACTCATGGGAGCGCAGTCGGGCGGCGGCGGTCGACCCCGTTCGTCCGCCCTTCCGGCGGATCGACGACGAGGAGCTCGCGAGAAGGCTGGAACGGAGCGCCGACCTGGTCCGGGCCGCCATCCCTCACCTGCACTGGGCCGCCGCGCTGCTACGGGCGTCGGAGCCGGCCGTCTACCTCGTCGATGGGGACGGCATCGTCCTTCACTCGGTCGGCACGTCTCGTCCGATGATGGAGACATTCGGCCTCCTGCCCGGATTCGACTGGTCGGAGCGGACGATGGGGACCAACGGCGCCGGCACCGCCATTGCAGCCAATCGCCCGGTCGCGATCATCGGGCCGGAGCATTTCGCGAGCGCATTCGACGATTGCACGTGCACCGGCGCGCCGATCCACGCGCCCGACGGTACGATCATCGGCGCGATCGACGTCAGCACGTCCGCCGCGACCGGCAGCCCCGAGCGGCTCGCGCTGGTGGCGCACATCGCCTACACGATCGAGCGCGAGCTGCAGGCGTCATGGGAAAGCCGCCGCCGCGAGGCCGAGGAGGCGGGCCGGATCCAGGCAGAAGAGGCGCGCGAGCAGCTCGCCCGCCTGCAGGCCGTCACGGCCGCGCTCGCCCGCACATGCAGCGCCGGAGAGTCCGCCGGCGTCGCGATCCGCGCGATCGGCGCGATCCTTCAGGCCCAGGGCGCGCGGGCCTACCTGCGAACGGACGACCCACGAGGGCTGCGCCTCGTGGCCTCGACCGGCGACAACGGGACGTCGCCCTTCCCGTCGATCCCGTCCGATCCGGAGCAGCCGGTCGTCCTGGCCCTGTGCCGCGGCGAGCTGGTCATCCTGCCGGACCCCAACGAGGTCGAGGGGACCGCCACGCGCTTCGCCCCGCGCCCCACCATGTCCGCCATGGCCTCGCCACGCCTCGTGGCGCTGCCGCTCCGGATCCACGGTCGGGATCTCGGCGGCCTGGTGTTCATCATCGAGGGTTCGTGCCGCCTCGATCCGGCGATGCGTAAGCTGGTCGCCACGATGGCGGATCAGTGCGCTCAGGCGGTCGAGCGCAATGCCCTCTTCGAGTCGGAGATGCGCGCCCGCGCCGAGGCACAGGATGCGGTCCGGAAGCGCGAGCAGATGCTCGGCATCGTGGCCCACGATCTCCGCAACCCCCTCAGCGCGATCATGCTCCGGGCGGCCCTGCTGAAGCGGGAGCTGGCGTCCCGCGTCGACGAGGAGAAGTTGCGGGACGGCGTACGGACGATCGAGCGCGCAGCGCGCCACAGCAACCGCCTCATCGCCGACCTGCTCGACGTGGCGAGCATCGACGCTCGCCGATTGTCGATCCTGCCCGCCCCCCACGAGGTCTCCGACCTCGTGGCGGATGCGACGGAAACAGCGCGCTTCGGCGAGGCCGGCCGCTCGTTGTCGGTGCACGTGAAGGTTCCGACGGATCTGCCGCCGGTGCTCGCCGATCGCGACCGGATCGTCCAGGTCCTCTCCAACCTGCTCAGGAATGCCCACAAGTTCACGCCCGACGGCGGGGCGATCTGCGTGCGTGCCGAGGCGCTCGACGGCGAGGTGGGGATCCACGTCCGGGATTCCGGTGTCGGAATCGCGGCCGAACACCTCCCACTCATCTTCGACCCGTACTGGACGCGCCCGAACAACGGGCAGCGCGGCACTGGCCTCGGTCTGGCCATTGCGCGGGGGATCGTCCAGGCGCACGGTGGGCGAATCTGGGTGGAGAGCCGGGTTGGCGACGGGAGCACCTTCTCGTTTACCTTGCCGCTCGCCGATCGCTGA
- a CDS encoding VOC family protein, with protein sequence MTMQPKNTICLWFDKDAEEAARFYAATFPDSKVNAVHKAPGDFPGGKEGDVLTVDFTVCGVPCIGLNGGPVFKHNEAFSFQIATDNQEETDRYWNAIVNNGGQESACGWCKDRWGLSWQITPRTLTDALAAGGAEAKRAFEAMMSMTKIDVATIEKARRG encoded by the coding sequence ATGACCATGCAGCCCAAGAACACCATCTGCCTGTGGTTCGACAAAGACGCGGAGGAGGCCGCTCGCTTCTACGCCGCTACCTTTCCGGATAGCAAAGTGAACGCCGTCCATAAGGCGCCTGGCGATTTTCCAGGAGGCAAGGAGGGTGATGTCCTCACGGTGGACTTCACGGTTTGCGGCGTTCCCTGCATCGGCCTCAATGGCGGGCCAGTGTTCAAGCACAACGAAGCCTTTTCCTTCCAGATTGCCACAGACAATCAGGAGGAGACGGACCGGTACTGGAATGCGATCGTGAACAACGGAGGCCAGGAAAGCGCCTGCGGCTGGTGCAAGGACCGCTGGGGCCTATCCTGGCAGATCACCCCACGCACGCTCACCGACGCTCTAGCCGCTGGTGGCGCCGAGGCCAAGCGCGCCTTCGAGGCGATGATGTCGATGACGAAGATCGACGTCGCCACCATCGAAAAAGCCCGCCGCGGTTGA